The Anaerobranca gottschalkii DSM 13577 genomic interval AAGGATTGGACTATGGAGTCCTTTATAGAAAGGACAGTAGAAGATATTAAGAAACAAATCGGTGATAAAAAGGCTGTGTGTGGGTTGAGTGGTGGAGTTGATTCTGCCGTTGCCGCATTACTTGTTCACCGAGCCATTGGTGATAATTTAACTTGTATTTTCGTAGATCATGGTTTGTTGAGGAAAAATGAAGCTGAAGAGGTAATGGAAGCCTTTGAAGGAAAGTTAGGCCTAAAAGTCGTCAAAATAGATGCAAAGGATGAATTTTTAAGTAAATTAAAGGGGATAACAGATCCAGAACAAAAGCGGAAAATTATTGGTAATGAATTTGTAAGGATTTTTGAAAGGGAAGCGGTTAAGTATGGAAATGGAGAATTTTTAGTTCAAGGTACCCTTTACCCTGATGTAGTAGAGTCGGGTACCGATACTGCAACAACAATAAAAACCCACCATAATGTAGGTGGTTTACCAGAAGATATGAAATTTGAACTATGTGAACCACTGAGAAATTTATTTAAAGATGAAGTTAGGGAAGTGGGTCTTAAATTGGGGTTACCAGAACATCTAGTGTGGAGACAGCCTTTCCCAGGACCGGGTTTAGGTATTAGGATTATGGGTGAAGTAACTGAAGAAAAATTGGAAATACTGAGAAATGCCGATGCCATAGTAAGGGAAGAAATAATAAATTACGACAAAGAAAGAAAGGTTTGGCAGTTCTTTGCAGTTTTACCTGGGACATATAGTGTAGGGGTTATGGGTGATGATAGAACTTACAGTCAAGTAGTTGCCGTAAGGGCAGTGGGTAGTGAAGATGGAATGACTGCAACCTGGTCTAGACTACCTTATGAATTATTAGACAAAATCTCTAAAAGAATTGTTAATGAAGTAGATGGTGTAAACCGGGTTGTTTACGATATCACCTCCAAACCTCCAGGAACTATCGAGTGGGAGTAGGGTTTAGAACCTATAAATGTTGATGTAACAAGGTTTATAATGATTTAGTGTATTTGAGTGGTGGTTATGATTCTTGCCTGTTTTAGGTGAAATCACAGCCACCTTTTTGATTACCAACTAAAAACAAAAAGGAGTTGGTAACAAATGAAGTCAAAGAATGGGTTGAAAAAGATGCAGATGAATAAAGGGAGTGATTTAACTTTTCAGATTTACAGGAACAATAGCTAAAGAAGTGTGTTGTAAATAATCTATCTGAATACACAATTAGATTTTATTAAGTGAGTTGCCGAACGTTTGATAAATTTATTACTTTAACAGAATTAAAAGCTGAAGATATAACAAGAGATTTGATTGATGATTACTATATAGCCCCCTAATAAATTTGGAGTAAATCCTTGTATATGCTAAAATTAATAACAGGGGGTAGATAACATATGAAAAAAAGACAATATAGTGATGAATTTAAAGAGCAACTAATAAAAGAATGTCAGGAAACGGGAAATGTAGCGTTAAGTAGCAAGGCGTCATGAAATTTCACCCAACACCATTCATACCTGGATCAGTAAATACCGCAATAGAGGAACCGTAAAATCCTTACCCAAAACAAAAGAGAACTGTTATAAAGCAATATAAAAGCAGTTAATAGAAGTAAGTACCGAAAATGATAGATTAAAACGTCTTTTAGCAGAAAAAGAACTTGAGCTTGCGATATTGAAGGAGTTGATGGATTATAAAAACCCTCGGTAGCCGACAAAGTTGCCATTGCCAAGAGGTGGATTGAAAAAGGATATAATCCTAATAAAGTTTTAAACTCTGTCGGCCTGGCTGCATCCACCTATTATCATAACACTTCGAGCAATACTGGAAAAGTTGATCAAAAAACAAAAAACAGCGTTGGGCGTAAAATACCGGGATACTCAATGACCAGAACAGGTGAAAAAGTATCAGATGAGCAAGTAAAAAGAGAGAAAGTAACTGCTCCAAATCAACAGTGGCAGGCAGATGTAAAATACGGCTATATTACTGGTACAGATCAGTTTTTTTCCAGCTATCATTGATAGATGTATTTGACAGAACAATTATCGATTATTATATAGGATTAAACTGTAAAGCACTAGATGCCTGTAACGTGCTTAAAAACACTATCAGAAAAAGAGGTTTAGTTCCCGGGATGAAAATACCGGTGATAAGAACTGACAACGGTCCGCAGTTTACCACTAAAATATTTGCTGAAACCTGTGAGAAGTTAAACATAGAACATGAACGCCTATATTGAATCATTCCACGTTATTTTAGAAGATGAATGCTATAGTCGTAATGAATTTAGAGATTTCGCTGAAGCTTACCAGGTAATTGCTGAATATATGGACTATTACAATACTCGTCGCATACATAGCAGTATAAACTATATGGCATATGAAGCGGGCGACCGCAATGGTGTCAAGGGTGCGAAGCAGGCGCCAGCCCTTGCCCTTGACACCATAAGGGAGCCAGCTAGAATTAATGCAGGGTTGTGGGAAGTTGAAATCTTTAGGATTTGTTTGAATGCTTATGAGGGTTCAAGCCGACTATTACTGCTATTTGTTTAAGGAATTGTGATTCCTGTGAAAAAGGCAACTTAAATCAACTAAATGTTCCAATTTAATTTGATTTATAGCAATTGCAGTAACAAAACTGTTAAGTATTGTAGTTCCAAGTATAGTCAATTCTTCATTTACATTTATACCTTTTAAGTTAATAGATATAAAGATTGCTATATATATGACGTTTAAATGTGTAATTACTACTTCTCTTTCAAACTTCCTTGCCTCTTCTTCCCCTTTTAAACCTTTTATCATTATTCTTGATATTATTACACCTACATAACTATTAAGAAGTAGAAATAATGTTAGTGCTATATATAGATTAAAATTTATTCCCAAAAAGTGATGTATTGTTTGAGTAGCTAATATATAAAGACCTGAAAGTATAATCATAGTGACTAATGTGGCTATGGGACTATATAGATATACTAAAAAAATAACTGCTAAGAAAAAAGAAGTTAATGATACAAGCAAGAAAAAGCTATCATTAATTATTATTAATCCCAGTGCAATTAAGCAAATAATTATAATACTCAGCACTATTTGCACAGATTTCACCTTTAGATTAAAGTTTAATGTTAACATTACCACTCCAGTTAATCCTAAAAATAATAGCATACCTACCATTATATATTTTGGTATAAATAAATCTAATTCACTACTAAAATGCTCAATAAAAATATTGACTTGCTGATAAGCTAGTAAAACCATTCCAAGACCAAATAAAGTTGAAAAAAAATGCTGTTTTCTACTAAAATATGGGTTGAAATATTTTTTTAACACAAAGAATACCTCCTTTATTATAGAAACATTTGTTTAGATGTTGTCTTAGATATTATATTAAATGAGGAAATTGCATAATTCAAAGAGGCTGATTTTATTAAATTTATTTAAAGCAAAAAAGAGGTTTCACCCCAAAATGTCGAATATATTAAGTAGCACCAAAATAATCCGAAAGGAGTGAAACCTCTAAATGTATATTCGACAAATGAGCATAATTTCCTTTGAAGAAATTATAAAATTTCAACAAGAAACTAAGCTAGAAATGATTTTATCGCAATTAGACATTTCTAAAATAGCCTATAGTTTAAGAAAATCTGGTTATTCAAAAGGCCCAAAAGGTTATGAAGTAACATCAATGATTTATGCTTTAATAGCTATGCAA includes:
- a CDS encoding integrase core domain-containing protein produces the protein MNAYIESFHVILEDECYSRNEFRDFAEAYQVIAEYMDYYNTRRIHSSINYMAYEAGDRNGVKGAKQAPALALDTIREPARINAGLWEVEIFRICLNAYEGSSRLLLLFV
- the guaA gene encoding glutamine-hydrolyzing GMP synthase, with amino-acid sequence MPHSKVLILDFGGQYNQLIARRVREQQVYCEIKPYNISLEEIENFNPSAIILSGGPSSVYKEDAPKCTREVFSGKWPVLGICYGMQLMVQELGGEVKRANHREYGTISMNILDHGGLFQGLGEKTEVLMSHSDYVSIAPTNFIVTANSENTPVAAIENHKEKLYGIQFHPEVIHTVEGKEIIGNFLFNICGLSKDWTMESFIERTVEDIKKQIGDKKAVCGLSGGVDSAVAALLVHRAIGDNLTCIFVDHGLLRKNEAEEVMEAFEGKLGLKVVKIDAKDEFLSKLKGITDPEQKRKIIGNEFVRIFEREAVKYGNGEFLVQGTLYPDVVESGTDTATTIKTHHNVGGLPEDMKFELCEPLRNLFKDEVREVGLKLGLPEHLVWRQPFPGPGLGIRIMGEVTEEKLEILRNADAIVREEIINYDKERKVWQFFAVLPGTYSVGVMGDDRTYSQVVAVRAVGSEDGMTATWSRLPYELLDKISKRIVNEVDGVNRVVYDITSKPPGTIEWE
- a CDS encoding integrase catalytic domain-containing protein; amino-acid sequence: MIDVFDRTIIDYYIGLNCKALDACNVLKNTIRKRGLVPGMKIPVIRTDNGPQFTTKIFAETCEKLNIEHERLY